From a single Miscanthus floridulus cultivar M001 chromosome 8, ASM1932011v1, whole genome shotgun sequence genomic region:
- the LOC136472379 gene encoding F-box protein At5g39450-like, with protein sequence MLAAVARDGADLILSLPEDVLALISAHLRPRDLLALSVASRRLRRALSADKAWLAQCRRLLPSPAHLLSWRAAAAGDSLSVCRFLHSAAPLLGLWAHQNPELGNLVAAVPGFLSVVAARAIPQELSPRLRWAPVFELLADAHGRPAVLFLHGHHHAHLFPGLLASLQPHANVIFLEAHTARDPLASSSSSSSSSSSLQRFARLSFGDRRRLLDSLVAACRVTLPPDLVDAPLFACSDDDLPLLAKRREAMLRLHREAAGGMVRTTEVQGLLLEAKKKATTPSPTDGGRRIPLRRSLSAVAGYFRNGLRQMVTRSVSANSRTDYVDTKHLALSDFLHDGETVGLSLRGARMRLSTYRAWPSMHDNRFALYKLTVQAPVPGREYAGLWGGTFGWPPGRPNNECKPKKALFFLLLSYEEDSEGKLQLIATKVLEGTHYVVHPNGSSMFIARMGEPSTEPFPWQTDGESRNVDVERGFAGEGIANGYGFRYPGSKPGSLFVLQDGLLAFVWKETGAVLTLQRLDLEELLKKGERVPALQPVPNFAYLTKSYSNVFTGFPGSSASPR encoded by the exons ATGCTCGCCGCCGTCGCCAGGGACGGCGCGGACCTCATCCTCTCGCTCCCGGAGGACGTGCTGGCGCTCATCTCGGCGCACCTCCGGCCGCGCGACCTCCTGGCGCTCTCCGTCGCgtcccgccgcctccgccgcgcgcTCTCCGCCGACAAGGCGTGGCTGGCGCAGTGCCGCCGCCTGCTGCCGTCGCCGGCGCACCTCCTGTCctggcgcgccgccgccgcgggcgacTCCCTCTCCGTCTGCCGCTTCCTCCACTCCGCCGCGCCGCTGCTGGGACTCTGGGCGCACCAGAACCCGGAGCTCGGCAACCTCGTGGCCGCCGTCCCGGGCTTCCTCTCCGTCGTCGCCGCACGCGCCATCCCGCAGGAGCTCTCCCCGCGCCTCCGCTGGGCGCCCGTCTTCGAGCTCCTCGCCGACGCCCACGGCCGCCCCGCGGTCCTCTTCCTCCACGGCCATCACCACGCACACCTCTTCCCTGGCCTCCTCGCCTCACTCCAGCCCCACGCCAACGTCATCTTCCTCGAGGCGCACACCGCCCGGGATCcgctcgcctcctcctcctcctcctcctcctcctcctccagcctACAGCGCTTCGCCCGCCTCTCCTTTGGCGACCGCCGCCGCCTGCTCGACTCCCTCGTCGCCGCCTGCCGGGTCACGCTGCCGCCCGACCTCGTCGACGCGCCGCTCTTCGCGTGCTCCGACGACGACCTCCCGCTGCTCGCCAAGCGCCGGGAGGCCATGCTGCGCCTGCACAGGGAGGCCGCCGGGGGCATGGTGCGCACAACGGAGGTCCAGGGCCTCCTTCTGGAAGCCAAGAAGAAGGCGACGACGCCGTCGCCGACCGACGGTGGGCGCAGGATTCCCCTGCGGAGGAGCCTCTCAGCTGTGGCGGGCTATTTCAGGAACGGCCTGCGCCAGATGGTCACACGGTCAGTGTCAGCAAATTCCAGGACTGACTATGTGGACACCAAACATCTCGCATTGTCTGACTTCCTTCACGACGGTGAGACTGTCGGGCTGAGCCTCCGCGGCGCAAGAATGCGGCTGTCGACTTACCGTGCGTGGCCGAGCATGCATGACAACCGGTTCGCGCTCTACAAGCTCACGGTGCAGGCGCCCGTGCCGGGAAGGGAGTACGCTGGCCTGTGGGGAGGCACATTCGGGTGGCCGCCAGGGCGGCCAAACAATGAATGCAAGCCCAAGAAGGCTCTCTTCTTCCTGCTCCTCTCATACGAGGAGGACAGTGAGGGGAAGCTTCAGCTGATCGCGACCAAGGTGTTGGAGGGAACGCACTATGTTGTCCATCCCAATGGGTCTTCGATGTTTATCGCGAGGATGGGCGAGCCATCAACAGAGCCTTTTCCATGGCAGACTGATGGGGAGTCCCGAAATGTTGATGTCGAGAGAGGCTTCGCGGGAGAGGGCATTGCAAATGGGTATGGCTTCAGATACCCTGGCTCAAAGCCTGGTTCATTGTTTGTCCTCCAGGATGGGCTGCTTGCATTTGTTTGGAAAGAGACCGGGGCCGTGCTTACCTTGCAAAGACTGGATTTGGAGGAGTTGCTGAAGAAAGGGGAGCGTGTGCCTGCATTGCAGCCGGTGCCAAACTTTGCTTACCTGACAAAGTCTTACTCCAATGTTTTCACCGGTTTCCCTGGCAGCTCGGCTTCTCCCAG GTAA